The Glycine soja cultivar W05 chromosome 4, ASM419377v2, whole genome shotgun sequence genomic sequence GAACCTACGCTAAGACAAGGATGCAACGCTTTTGTTGGAAATTTAGCATTATATTCGATTCATTGGGTCAGagcttttgttaatttttatacttatttttattttttttacagtatagctttttttatgaaatgatttaaacaaacaactttttttttaatattatgttctTCTCTCAGTGATcattatagttgatgattaataattaaaaagtattttttttctctcttaaaaaaTAGACTGTTTAACTTATGACACTTCCTAACTTCTAAAAAATAGACCCTTCATCTTCTAAAATAAAGTTTTCTACCTTATATTAGTTAGTTTAAAAAATCATCATATATATCTTGTTTTAAGCTTacgtataaaaaataattttttattttatttttactgtttcttatgtatgaatatatatgatataaaaaatatgaacatatatacataattcaaaataacaataataataaatgatatttttggaaaataaaataaaatgatatttttataattttaaaaaaaaagtattttttttggaaaacaaacgCACACTTAACGTGCAGTCTCTACACTCGCCATCTAAATGACATCTATTTAAGGAAATTTAAGTGGAAAGTTTTGATACGGACGTATATGGTTACGTATACTTTTCTAATCAAtgagataaaaatatttgacaaaaaaaacttCCAAAAATAGGCgatattcaatattttataacaaattaaatttcaatataaatccaatttattttattaaaataggcCCCCGTCTTTCAgtcattataaaaatttattctaattgGTATTTGAAGGAAAGTGAAATTTCGTAATAAAGGCCTACTCAACTAGTTGCGTCAACTGCTTATTTGCGTTATTTCTGATAAGTTATtgtaatctttaaaaaaatagttaaatatgcaaactatttgtccttaaatttaaatcaaatgtgACCAATCACTTCTAAGAAAAACTCTCAATATATGTCTGAGCAAtgttaatttttcaatattacCTGGGCAATTTTTTCAGCccctttttttaaagaaaaaaaccaTCTGATTAGTTtctttaaaaaagaatcacagttttttttctaaaaaatgttTGACCCTATTTTTAGTTGAATAAAAAGACCTTGAAATACTAAGTCAAACACTACTAGTCCCTTTACGAATGATTTCCTACGGAACCATTgtcaaaattataatgtattttgcGGTTAAcgtaataaagtatttttttcgcAAATAGGAAAAGTCAAACAGCATCATGTATTGTGTccttattgttttaattttctgaCAGATAAGAATAAACAACAGAATGAATCATGTATTCGTGTCTGATCATTTGTATGCAATTTCAGGAATTTACTTTGGCGGCATTCAAAATTATCtttgaaatgaaaagaaaaaccgtctagtcttttatatttatttgttaattcacTTTTCAAATCTTACTTTTTTTACTTGTCAAATCATAAACAGCTGATCACCAAATGCATAGACAAAGCTGTTTTAGTTTAAACAaggattttgaattcaaattttcaattacaattgcgttgaaaattgaaaaggtAGAGTCTTGGTTATCTATAATAACTTTATCTAACTTAACCTgaattagttaaatatttaatgtagcATCATAATATCAGTAATCATCTTAAAACGAGAACACCATGATTATTCAATCATATTACTCATTGGCTATAAGTAAGTTGTGACTCAAACTCCAAGAGAGATTTACATATCAAGGAAAAGTCTATTTAACCACTATCTCTAGCTTGAGGGTACGTACGTTGTCTCATGGCCATACTTGTGAGAATATATCTgatcaaagaaaaaacaaaaatgattagTTATTCGATAGAGTTTGGTCCACAAGTTTTTACCACAAATAGCTGTTATCTCATGCAGTGTATGTTTTGGTATAACCACACACTAATTTATTGACTTAATCATAAACGTTTGATTCATAATAATGATCTTTTTTTGGTAGCTAGGATTATCATCTCAGTGGAAGCAGAGAGTCCCAATCATCAGAGAGCCACGTAAGATTGCTTTCATTATCAGTAATGGGTTCCTTCTTATTCCTACCAGTACCAGCCGGAGTGGAGGCAGAAGGAATGAAGGTGTGTACCAGtaagaaaaatgtttaataGACATTCTATATGTTATTTTACatttagagaaaaagaaaaaaaaatataagtgtgataaagtttataatatgaataaatgatagaaagataaaaataaaaacaaaaatcaataaaatatttaaaataaaaagtgaatcaCATATTATTACATATATCCTTTTGAATATACACACATTTGAGGTGAACAACAATCAAATGACGTTTAGGTACAACGGCACATGACTAGCCAACTATATAGACCCAATTAATGGTGAGTGCGTAGGTGTGGTGGAGCCCAGTGTCACATGGGATCCAACAAAGACAGCCACAACGTTGTTGTTTCGTAAAATATTTCGTCCAAGCAGGCATCAACCGTGCCAAGTGAGTGAATCATAAAAGGTTTgtgttgctgctgctgttgcATGTGCATGGCCTCATCTCGTTTAAAGCTTATCCACCTGACATATTTCACATGATATCTTTCCTCACTCCCAACTAATCATTAACCCTTCAGTAAACAAAACAGCTCACTGCATGCTTTTGGAATTTGGATCCCTCCtctcatgctcatgcttgactTCAGAATCATACTCCAAAATTGTGAGCTTTGACCACTGAGTGCAGTGTCACATGTGCATGTGTGAAATCAGAGCCCAACAACTGTTACTAAAACAAAAGCCCAAAGACATGCTCCGAAATAGGGATTACACATCGGCTAATAGCTTACAAAATGATCTTGTTTTAGCATGTGACTTTCAGACACTGTTGTCAGAATGGACCAAAGGATCAAATAAAGTCCTTTGTTGTCAACAGAAATCATACCCGGGCCTTTCAAAACATAGCTTTCAATTTTTATCTTGTATAGCAATTGAACCTGGACACAACAggtatttaaacattttttgatgctataacaattaaattaaataaataaaaatgtttgatttatcaatgtaatattttcttttagaaaatgttCTATCTggcattaatttatataatatcaacTGAGAGCTTCTAAAtgtctaattattttttcaaagttaCGAATTATTTTGCGCTTATTAAAAATTtgactttaatatattttagcgTTCGCAAGAGTACTACAAACAGCAACATTTGatctttgctttgctttcactCTTTTACAGGCAATCTCGTTGTAAATAGTTCAATAAATTAAGATTTCTAAACTTTTAAAAGTGCAACAATGGCTCCTACTCATACTTAAGCAAAGCAACCCTTATTAGCATGGGCGTGTAAACTGGTTAGAACCATAATATGCAGGTAGAACTAGAGAGAAAAAGGACAATGttttaaacttaaattaattgaaagcacaattgttttctaataacttctaaaaaaaaaccACATTTATATCGTTTGATTATGAGTTTGAGCCGTTTGTAATTACACGAGGCTCTGCTGGGGAAAACCCGATTCACTTGAGATGCAACTCAAACGAAGAGGTGAAAGGGTAGATACCCATATCCACACCACTGCAATAGGctctttttaagaatttaacttGTGTATCCATACCAATGCGTCAGAGCTCACACttatataatacaaaaatagtttaaaaaaattaaaacgacATAATCCGCCTCAAACAGTCAAACTTTATCAACAAGCATCCCACCAAGTTAGCAGAACAATTAAGGTATACAAGATAGAGAGGGCACATCCAAAGGCTTATGGTAAACTGAAGCAATAAAAGCGTccccttacaaaaaaaaaaaaattataacaagcGGGCAATTCTTCCCACTGCGTCTTAAAAAACAGTTAGCAAATTCAACATGTTTCTAAACTTTGAATTAAATAGTTAGCGGGATTGaattataataacaacaaaacaCTAAGTATAATCACCTGCCAATGAATTACACGCTACATTCTCTAGGTATAGAGAACAAAATTTCCGACAAAAATCTAAGTTATGACTTACGGGGTCTTCCTCTCTTACCAGATTTCACCTGAGGGGATTTAGAACTGTTTTTATTAGCTGCAGTCCCACCCCGACCACGGCCAGAGACCGACCCTTTTCCCTTAGCACCTGACTTTTTGGGTGCCTTACCTCGGCCTTTACCAGAACCACGTGGCCTTTTCGCCTCAGCCTCACCATTAATTTGATCCTCACTATCCTCCTCACTTTCTTCAGCATCCTCATCTGAGTCAGATGAATCTTTTGATTGTTTCCTCTTCTTTGAATTGTCAGCTCcttttgcaccctttttagCAGCCTGCTTAGGCACTGGAGTTGTGTTTACGGCCTCATTACCTGCAGCCAGAGCACAATGAAGTCAGCACCAGTTCAGACTCCTACCAGATTGTTAAAGCCTTCTGAACAGTCAACTGAAGATGGATCAGGAAGATATCTCCAGAAATCAGGATTCCACCCCACTCCCCTCAAATCAGCAGCCACAAACTGATACACACTGATGCATTTTGCAATTTGGACAGATTGTACAGTATAGACCTAAAAGTAATTAGAATTTATAATGAGTAGCATACCTTCACCAAAAGCTTTCCCATCATATATATCAAGCTGCAGATAAAGGAGACGTTAGGTGTTGTAGACATCATATTATAAAAGAGAATGCATTAGGTATAGTAAACTACATGGGACATGTGATGTGAAGAGGACATATGGTGGACAACATttcagaaataaaaatagaagagtGACAAAATATACCTATATATATAATGCAAAAAAATAACTAGATGTAAATTTACTACATATCAACCAGTGTACAAAACTAGACAAAACTCACAGCTTCTCTAAATCTATTCATAAGATTCAAAGATAGAAAAAACCTATTACAAAGAATCTACTGGTTCCCTGTCATATTCAACACAAATAGCTCAAGACAACACTCATTAGAATTTGATGATTTCTGCTACAAGAAGCATAAATATAGCAAGACCTAGTTAATCCTTTGAGAACTTAATACAATAAACATGAGCTAATGAACTCCTAAGATAATAATAGGTAAAATTTAAGAGCTACCTGGTCAAGTCGATCAGCAACATTTGCTCTATCAACAATAACCATGGAATGACCCATACCACAAGCAACACTgttagaaaataagaaaatatttagaaCATTACTCATTTTGCTTTTTCGTACAGATAGCAAtcttaattgtataaaaaagatatcacataatttataagcaacttttgtttattaataatattcattGTATCAAAGCATAACTTCTTAACTGATGCCAAATTTTGCTACCAAAAACAAATTGAGACTGAAGAAAACCACTCGACAGTTGACATTCAGAGTGGAAAACAGAATATGCAGCATCAACAAAAAGGCAGGCAAGATAAAATGGGAAAAAAAGGTGATGGTTGCTACCTACCTTATTACATGCATACCCTCAAGTAAATCCACCTTCTTGGGTACAGCTGAAGACCTAATGGGCAAGTGCAAACAGGattagaaaataagaaaatcaaggCAACACAAATAATTAGATATTACTCCCCCCAACAACCCCATTCGCCCCAAAAAAGAGTTGCATACACCTACTTCTGTCCAGTAGGTCCATATCCCAGCTCTCCATTCTGAGCATGTCCCCAACTTATGCAAGAGGAATCAGCCCCAACAAAATGGTGCATATTGCCTGAATCCATGCATAGTAGATTCCAACCACTATTTACCAAAGTAAATATGAAATACTTTGATCAACATCAAGTAAAAGAGTCAAAGGAAAAGATAACTTATCAAGAAAATTTTATACACCGAGAAAAGCTTTGGAATATAGTACAACCTTAAATCCATTAGAGGCTTTGGATACATCCAGTCATCACCAGTGTTCTTTAATTTGCCCCACATATACAACTGCCCTCCACCtgaaatgaaaaaagaaccagCACTGAAACTGAAACCAAAAGCCGTTCTGTGGAAGTaaccaaccaaaatcataatttaaataggGATTGTTCAGATCAgagataaattataatattttaattggaAATACTAAGAAAGGTGTTCAATTATTAACTTGTAAGTAATACACTGACCAATTGAGGTTTGAAAAAAGTACAGAAATCTTGTAGATGGGAAAAGCCAGCACAGCTAATACTTAGACAATTAACATCATTTCGTTGGTCAGTATAACCAGTGGCATAAATTGAATTAACTGTTGCCAAAGTTATGAGACTTTTTTATTCACTTATGTAAaggaataaattataaataattaagtacAGATTCAGATCAATAATACATTAATAGAAGGGAGAGCCTTAGCAACAGGTGCAAAGACTCTAGAGGTTGGACTCTTTTAACAAACCATGAACTAAccattaaacaaattttaaaataaatataccaGTATCTAACACAagaatgttttcattttcatatgtatcctcttcaaatatttttctttattctttttaatatttagtgCAGGAACTTGGTGACATAAGATGTATTTTgacacttgataaaaaaaatcatcatgctATCAATATTATCAGTTCATAACACGCATTACCAAAAAGAAAGCAAGCATCATAATAACAGCTATGAAGGAGGAATATAATGCCAGTgtgtaatttatttatcaagTGAGGCATACCTGCAGTACATGAAGAATTCACAGAACCTGCTGATATGATTGCATCGGGTGGCAAAACAtttctattttgaaaaacttcaaCACGTCGTGGGACCCACTCATCCTTCTGCTCCCTATGTCCTAGCCTACAGAACCAATAAGGCTTGATGAAATTTTGAACACAAGGAGTAAGAACCAGatattaaaaaccaatttgaataAGAATTATCTGATATTTGAGGTTTATTGGGAGTTCACAAAACATTGCCAACCCAACTTCGAACTAAGCACTGACCTTCCATAACCACCAAAACCCCACCTGCACACCCAACACCCAAGTAATCAACACATATAACTATACTCAGGGAAGTAAAACAATGAAGTAGGAGACTAGAGGATTACTCACGTGTAGACGAAGCCATTCTTATCCACCGCCACTAAATatccaaaacaaaaacattaaggAAAAGTAGTAAATAAGGTTATATAACCAAGATCAAGCAAGGAATAACAACCACCTGTATGATTTGTTCCACATGCCACTTTGACAATTGCTTCCCCAGCAAGAGCAGCAATTGCTCGAGGACGTGGCTGGGGTTCATAAACCAACCTCACAGAGCTGTCTTTGGAATTATACTGCAGGTATATGAAAAATTAGGTAAAGGTAAAGCTGTATATTCTTCATGGCCCAATGCATGTGAATGTATATTGCAGCAAGTGGAATCAAAcgtgaattaaaaaaacaaaaggtttgaattTTCAGGTAGACAAAGCatgagttaaaaattaatagcaTATCCAAACCAAGGTCATTTTTGgagaataactttttatttagttatattatttgtaataaaattaacttgttcttgaagaaaaataatgatatattattCCTTCAATTGTTATATAATCCTCATAATTCATGTTGGCATGGAGTATCTTCTCTACAGAGCATGAAATCACTGAGATGATCAAGTAAAACTCCATGTCCATTATTCACAAGACAAATTAGCAAAAGTATAATACAGAAcctgattaattattttacaattactAATTAGTTTAAACCTCCATGTCCATTATCCCATAATTCTCTTTTGATGTTTCTTAATCTGCAACTATAACAAATTTTAAGCATGCCTATTAtcattaatagtttttttttctttttcaaataaacaaattttaaatggaTTATTATTCTGTTTTTCAGAGAATGAAAGAATATCCACCacataaaacatatttattcaCAGGTAAGAGATAAAAATTAAGGAAACCAAATCATTAGCAAGGGAGAAAGTAGCTATTAAAGATGATTTACACTAGGAGTAAGACTAAAGGAATCAAGgccttaaatttcataaaatccaACCAAAAGCATGCATAAATATCTAGTCTGcagaaaattcaaatattgactccaataatattattttaaaacttgcaaatattttcttaaactgAGTATACTGAAATAATTATCTCAAGAAAACATAAGTGATTAATTTGATGCACTAAAGCCAAGGGAAAGATACCAGCACTAAAGAACTTTGTTAAAACATATGCCTGCCATAGCAACGGGGaaatataaatcaaaattaaatcataaattaaatcataGTAATAGTAAGATTTGTTAAACCCTAGCAACCATTATGACCTCAATGGTACCTAAATGGCCCCAAGCACACGGCATCTGGTCAACTGGCCTTTAAATCTGAAGATAATAGAGATGATAGAGATCATATACAACCACTAGAATACAGTTCCCTAAATCCCaaggatttaaattaaaatatgggCATTCACACATCTTGGGACAACAAAAACCATGACACATCTTCCATTAGCATACCTCATTATCTGTTCCATGCCCAAGCTGCCCATACTGTGGAAGCCCAGCAGTCCTGGGAatcaaagcaaaagaaaaaattgaaagtcaGCAACTACAGCATGTCAGCATCCCAAGCAAGAACAGAATATTCATGCCTGTAGACAGAGAATCAAGAAAACTGAATGCAATCTTCATCCAGAAACCATACAGTATAGAAGCTCCTTCAATGGAAGATAACCACACAGTGAAGTCACCACCACAAGCAGTATGTTTTACTTCAGACACAAGACAGCGAACAGGTGATGACTCAATTTCTGCACAAGACAGAGCatgaaagaaattcaaattgtcattctCTATGAGATAAAGCAACCCCCTAGTCGTTCATAAACAAAAGTACAACAGGAAGATATATATCTATTTGCATTTGCAGTGCACAACTGCTTCCCAACTTGTGACATAggcatttatttgaaaaacagatatatctattttttgttttagtgatACTTATTCAATactacacaaaaataaaatagtaataatataagaaaaaaaatggtttttgaaATAAGGGAAAATTGGAAGAATACATTTATCATTGTCACCATTCTGCTCACTTTCACTAGAATCCGTGTTATCGGAACCAAACCGGTCTGAGTCAGTTGGGGCACTGGGTTGATGGGTCACTGGTTTAAACGTATGAATtggtatatattaaaatttaaaattttatatgaaaataactatttaagaTATATTTGTTACATAAGTAATAATGATAAGCTTTGATGTAGtggttaagtttttttaagCATCCATGCTACCACCAGTAGTTCCTGGGTTCAAATCCCTTTTTATGCAAAATTATTTCGTTATCAATTTACGTAAAGTTAAATTTCCAAATCTCAATCCTTTTAGTGACTCCAGCCCGACTATCTCATTTCAATTGCAAATTCCAACTCCTTTGTGCCTCTCGTGTGACTCTCCTGCAGCACACAAAATTCAATATCTGTGCAAATTTACATACTGGACTATGTGAACCACCTTGAACAGTGAGCCCAAAAGTCTGATTGGACAAGCTGCAAACTTGACCAGCATGAGTTGTCAAGCTTGATTAGACGAGCAAGCATTGGACAATGTGCAAAACAACTTAGTTCGTTGACAGTGTGAATAACTTGGTTATTCCAATTCAAGTTGGGTTTTAAACGAGTCAAGCGGGTGGACGTGTTTCTGATTCGAAGAGGTGACCAGACTGGACACGTGTCCAGCTTCAGGTCGAACCGATCAGACCAGCTGATGTGGTCCGAGATTAATAACGCTAAACTAGAATTTCCAAATAGGGGATGATGTTAGTGTGGTCCACGTTTCTCCCTTCCATCATTGAATACCCAAATAACGACAAGATTTACTCCATTCCATGGTTGAATACCCAAACAACTACAAGCCTTACTCCATTCCATGGTTGAATACCCAAACAACTACAAGCTTTACTCCATTCC encodes the following:
- the LOC114408594 gene encoding protein RCC2-like — encoded protein: MSASEAEKKVEEEEKKEEVKGGELLFCGATCWDIIGRRKGPVDGNLVSPSRLRPLVGVDIRYVASGCVSCHCVALDVEGRCYTWGRNEKGQLGHGDTIQRDRPTVVSELSKYKIVKAGSGRSHTVVVTDDGNSLAFGWNKHGQLGSGSVRNEIESSPVRCLVSEVKHTACGGDFTVWLSSIEGASILTAGLPQYGQLGHGTDNEYNSKDSSVRLVYEPQPRPRAIAALAGEAIVKVACGTNHTVAVDKNGFVYTWGFGGYGRLGHREQKDEWVPRRVEVFQNRNVLPPDAIISAGSVNSSCTAGGGQLYMWGKLKNTGDDWMYPKPLMDLSGWNLLCMDSGNMHHFVGADSSCISWGHAQNGELGYGPTGQKSSAVPKKVDLLEGMHVISVACGMGHSMVIVDRANVADRLDQLDIYDGKAFGEGNEAVNTTPVPKQAAKKGAKGADNSKKRKQSKDSSDSDEDAEESEEDSEDQINGEAEAKRPRGSGKGRGKAPKKSGAKGKGSVSGRGRGGTAANKNSSKSPQVKSGKRGRPRKS